One stretch of Nycticebus coucang isolate mNycCou1 chromosome 7, mNycCou1.pri, whole genome shotgun sequence DNA includes these proteins:
- the ITM2C gene encoding integral membrane protein 2C: MVKISFQPAVAGIKADKADKASASAAAPAAEILLTPAREEQPPCHRSKKGGSVGGVCYLSMGMVVLLMGLVFASVYIYRYFFLAQLARDNFFRCGVLYEDSLSSQVRAQMELEEDVKIYLEENYERINVPVPQFGGGDPADIIHDFQRGLTAYHDISLDKCYVIELNTTIVLPPRNFWELLMNVKRGTYLPQTYIIQEEMVVTEHVSDKEALGSFIYHLCNGKDTYRLRRRATRRRINKRGAKNCSAIRHFENTFVVETLICGVL; encoded by the exons ATGGTGAAGATCAGTTTCCAGCCCGCCGTGGCCGGCATCAAGGCCGACAAGGCCGATAAGGCTTCGGCGTCGGCTGCGGCCCCGGCCGCAGAGATCCTGCTGACGCCGGCTAGG GAGGAGCAGCCCCCCTGCCACCGCTCCAAAAAGGGGGGCTCGGTGGGCGGCGTGTGCTACCTGTCGATGGGCATGGTCGTGCTGCTCATGGGCCTGGTGTTCGCCTCCGTCTACATCTACAGATACTTCTTCCTGGCTCAG CTGGCCCGTGATAACTTCTTCCGCTGTGGTGTGCTCTATGAGGACTCCCTGTCCTCCCAAGTCCGGGCTCAGATGGAGCTGGAGGAGGATGTGAAAATCTACCTCGAAGAGAACTATGAGCGCATCAACGTCCCTGTGCCCCAGTTTGGCGGTGGTGACCCTGCAGACATCATCCACGACTTTCAGCGG GGACTGACTGCCTACCATGACATCTCTCTGGACAAATGCTACGTCATCGAGCTCAATACCACCATCGTGCTGCCCCCACGCAACTTCTGGGAGCTGCTCATGAACGTGAAG AGAGGCACCTACCTGCCACAGACGTACATCATCCAGGAGGAGATGGTGGTCACGGAGCATGTCAGTGACAAGGAGGCCTTGGGCTCCTTCATCTACCACCTGTGCAATGGGAAGGACACCTACCGGCTGCGGCGCCGGGCTACCCGGAGGC GGATCAACAAGCGTGGGGCCAAGAACTGCAGCGCCATCCGCCACTTCGAGAACACCTTCGTGGTGGAGACCCTCATCTGCGGTGTGCTGTGA